In Serinus canaria isolate serCan28SL12 chromosome 5, serCan2020, whole genome shotgun sequence, the following proteins share a genomic window:
- the BMP4 gene encoding bone morphogenetic protein 4, producing MIPGNRMLMVILLCQVLLGGTNHASLIPETGRKKVAELQGQAGSGRRSAQSHELLRGFETTLLQMFGLRRRPQPSKSAVIPSYMLDLYRLQSGEEEESLQEISLQYPERSTSRANTVRSFHHEEHLETVPGPSEAPRIRFVFNLSSVPENEVISSAELRLYREQVEEPSTAWERGFHRINIYEVMKPLSERAQAITRLLDTRLVHHNVTRWESFDVSPAVIRWTKDKQPNHGLVIEVTHLHHAQTHQGKHVRISRSLPQGRGDWAQLRPLLVTFGHDGRGHALTRRARRSPKHQRSRKNKKNCRRHALYVDFSDVGWNDWIVAPPGYQAFYCHGDCPFPLADHLNSTNHAIVQTLVNSVNSSIPKACCVPTELSAISMLYLDEYDKVVLKNYQEMVVEGCGCR from the exons ATGATTCCTGGTAACCGAATGCTGATGGTCATCCTACTATGCCAAGTCCTTCTAGGAGGTACTAACCATGCTAGCCTAATCCCTGAGACCGGCAGGAAGAAAGTGGCAGAGCTTCAGGGACAAGCCGGATCCGGACGCCGCTCTGCCCAAAGCCATGAACTCTTGCGGGGTTTCGAAACAACTCTGCTGCAGATGTTTGGGCTCCGAAGGCGGCCTCAGCCCAGCAAGTCAGCCGTCATTCCTAGTTACATGCTGGATCTCTATCGACTCCAGTCcggagaagaggaggaaagccTCCAGGAAATTAGCCTGCAGTACCCTGAGCGATCGACCAGCCGGGCAAACACCGTGAGGAGTTTCCACCATGAAG agcacctggagaCCGTCCCGGGTCCCAGCGAGGCGCCCCGGATCCGCTTCGTCTTCAACCTCAGCAGCGTGCCGGAAAACGAGGTGATCTCCTCGGCGGAGCTGCGGCTGTACCGGGAGCAGGTGGAGGAGCCGAGCACGGCGTGGGAGAGGGGCTTCCACCGGATAAACATTTACGAAGTGATGAAGCCGCTGTCGGAGCGCGCCCAGGCCATTACGCGCCTGCTGGACACGAGGCTGGTGCACCACAACGTAACGCGCTGGGAGAGCTTTGATGTGAGCCCGGCCGTGATCCGGTGGACCAAGGACAAGCAGCCGAACCACGGGCTGGTGATCGAGGTCACCCACCTCCACCACGCACAGACTCATCAGGGCAAACACGTCAGGATTAGCCGATCTTTACCTCAAGGGCGTGGGGACTGGGCGCAGCTCAGGCCGCTCCTGGTCACTTTTGGGCACGACGGGCGAGGCCACGCTCTGACCCGCAGAGCCCGCCGGAGCCCCAAGCACCAGCGTTCCcgcaagaacaaaaaaaactgCCGCCGCCATGCCCTCTATGTGGATTTCAGCGACGTGGGCTGGAACGACTGGATCGTGGCACCCCCGGGCTACCAGGCGTTTTACTGCCACGGGGACTGCCCCTTCCCTCTGGCCGACCACCTCAACTCCACGAACCACGCCATCGTGCAGACGCTGGTGAACTCCGTGAACTCCAGCATTCCCAAGGCCTGCTGCGTGCCCACGGAGCTCAGCGCCATCTCCATGCTCTACCTGGATGAGTATGACAAGGTGGTCCTGAAAAACTACCAGGAGATGGTGGTGGAGGGGTGCGGGTGCCGCTGA